From a single Miscanthus floridulus cultivar M001 chromosome 8, ASM1932011v1, whole genome shotgun sequence genomic region:
- the LOC136477354 gene encoding putative RING-H2 finger protein ATL37 isoform X1, whose protein sequence is MSDSKGGAGGMGMNMVTTVMAFSVSAFFVLFVFTRLLCARLHLSRARAAAAAAGDAVVVQGYNVRRSPDPPCYLSILPCSLIAQGFWMKANGNQNRFCVAVQVERGIHALEPSVVTTFPTVKLGDGGGQQPPPVQEESQCTVCLEGYEAKDVVRVLPACGHAFHAACIDAWLRQHPTCPVCRASLRAKNGTRATPLDYSLLVAGAAARGPVAAAAAAAQQVPASSSDLGTSPQAVGHQHHTDDMGADGLLEIISEEPATSGDPSPAAADHSHCADAARQSEGSAGASEHC, encoded by the exons ATGTCAGATTCGAAGGGCGGCGCCGGCGGGATGGGCATGAACATGGTGACCACGGTGATGGCCTTCTCGGTCAGCGCCTTCTTCGTGCTCTTCGTCTTCACCAGGCTGCTCTGCGCGCGCCTCCACCTATCCAGAGCCagagcggccgcggccgcggccggcgacgccgtcgtcgtccagGGCTACAACGTGAGGCGTTCTCCCGACCCGCCCTGCTATCTATCCATCCTTCCGTGCTCTTTGATAGCGCAGGGGTTTTGGATGAAGGCGAATGGGAATCAGAATCGTTTCTGTGTGGCCGTGCAGGTGGAGCGCGGCATCCACGCCCTGGAGCCGTCCGTCGTGACGACCTTCCCCACCGTCAAGctcggcgacggcggtggccagCAACCGCCGCCGGTGCAGGAGGAGTCGCA GTGCACGGTGTGCCTGGAGGGGTACGAGGCGAAGGACGTGGTGCGCGTGCTGCCCGCCTGCGGCCACGCCTTCCACGCGGCCTGCATCGACGCCTGGCTGAGGCAGCACCCCACCTGCCCCGTCTGCCGCGCCTCCCTGCGCGCCAAGAATGGCACCCGCGCCACGCCGCTCGACTACAGCCTCCTCGTCGCCGGCGCCGCAGCGAGGGGCCccgtggccgcggccgcggccgccgcccaGCAGGTCCCCGCGTCCTCGTCCGACCTCGGCACGTCACCGCAGGCAGTCGGACACCAGCACCACACGGACGACATGGGCGCCGATGGCCTGCTGGAGATCATCTCCGAAGAGCCCGCCACCTCGGGAGACCCGAGCCCTGCTGCTGCTGACCATTCTCACTGCGCCGACGCGGCGAGGCAGAGCGAAGGCAGCGCCGGCGCGTCCGAACATTGCTAG
- the LOC136477354 gene encoding putative RING-H2 finger protein ATL69 isoform X2 — translation MSDSKGGAGGMGMNMVTTVMAFSVSAFFVLFVFTRLLCARLHLSRARAAAAAAGDAVVVQGYNVERGIHALEPSVVTTFPTVKLGDGGGQQPPPVQEESQCTVCLEGYEAKDVVRVLPACGHAFHAACIDAWLRQHPTCPVCRASLRAKNGTRATPLDYSLLVAGAAARGPVAAAAAAAQQVPASSSDLGTSPQAVGHQHHTDDMGADGLLEIISEEPATSGDPSPAAADHSHCADAARQSEGSAGASEHC, via the exons ATGTCAGATTCGAAGGGCGGCGCCGGCGGGATGGGCATGAACATGGTGACCACGGTGATGGCCTTCTCGGTCAGCGCCTTCTTCGTGCTCTTCGTCTTCACCAGGCTGCTCTGCGCGCGCCTCCACCTATCCAGAGCCagagcggccgcggccgcggccggcgacgccgtcgtcgtccagGGCTACAAC GTGGAGCGCGGCATCCACGCCCTGGAGCCGTCCGTCGTGACGACCTTCCCCACCGTCAAGctcggcgacggcggtggccagCAACCGCCGCCGGTGCAGGAGGAGTCGCA GTGCACGGTGTGCCTGGAGGGGTACGAGGCGAAGGACGTGGTGCGCGTGCTGCCCGCCTGCGGCCACGCCTTCCACGCGGCCTGCATCGACGCCTGGCTGAGGCAGCACCCCACCTGCCCCGTCTGCCGCGCCTCCCTGCGCGCCAAGAATGGCACCCGCGCCACGCCGCTCGACTACAGCCTCCTCGTCGCCGGCGCCGCAGCGAGGGGCCccgtggccgcggccgcggccgccgcccaGCAGGTCCCCGCGTCCTCGTCCGACCTCGGCACGTCACCGCAGGCAGTCGGACACCAGCACCACACGGACGACATGGGCGCCGATGGCCTGCTGGAGATCATCTCCGAAGAGCCCGCCACCTCGGGAGACCCGAGCCCTGCTGCTGCTGACCATTCTCACTGCGCCGACGCGGCGAGGCAGAGCGAAGGCAGCGCCGGCGCGTCCGAACATTGCTAG